A part of Gossypium hirsutum isolate 1008001.06 chromosome A07, Gossypium_hirsutum_v2.1, whole genome shotgun sequence genomic DNA contains:
- the LOC107953116 gene encoding BEL1-like homeodomain protein 1, with the protein MATYSHGSSEFQAASVAAPDGMQTLYLMNPNYIPYSDTNQPVAATNLLFLNPAGNALNPSSFPHTPPPNYHHLLGLPLPTPTASIVPANSNETHRPSSLHGIVSGVHYNSWGSSSTIDHQTSSASTYPQIVSTAVDNSAARPHDVASQLRPVVVSPRQGLSLSLSSQQVPYSSSNVEADHIQGQVPTMSPAAADEMRISGNSPSSASVVSNGILGVQSVVLGSKYLRAAQELLDEVVNVGKVIKPEVSEGTKEKIKADKEPVGSSAGEDGAQRGPELTTAQRQELQMKKAKLVSMLDEVEQRYRQYRQQMQIVVSSLEKAAGFGAAKSYTGIASRTISKQFRCLKDSISEQIKATSKSLGEDDCLGVKLEGSRLRYVDYQLRQQRALQQLGMIQHNNNVWRPQRGLPERAVSVLRAWLFEHFLHPYPKDSDKHMLAKQTGLTRNQVSNWFINARVRLWKPMIEEMYLEEMKEHEMKGGEENTNKSEQKESGSTSSKSNAQQQEMNASPTHQFSNSTISTSPMEGSLMPPQTSFNLIGSSEFDNGVGLAQRASKKSRNANDELQNSPMEMKPGETWETNINMIKLGDEERLLKHSFSYLSGTAYSSMGEIGRFNEEQQLPPKFHGNSVSLTLGLPHCENLSLSGNPQNFLSNHNIQLGINTPHASHSNAAGFDNIHEMQNRQRFAAQLLPDFVA; encoded by the exons ATGGCGACGTACTCTCATGGGAGCTCAGAATTCCAAGCTGCTTCAGTTGCTGCACCTGATGGGATGCAAACGCTCTATCTCATGAACCCCAACTATATACCCTACTCTGACACAAACCAACCAGTTGCTGCCACTAATCTGTTATTCTTGAACCCCGCCGGCAACGCGCTAAACCCTTCAAGCTTTCCCCACACGCCACCACCTAACTATCACCACCTCCTTGGCCTCCCTCTTCCGACACCCACCGCTTCGATCGTACCGGCCAATTCCAATGAGACCCACCGTCCATCATCCCTTCATGGTATAGTCTCCGGTGTTCACTATAACTCATGGGGATCAAGTTCAACTATTGATCATCAGACTTCATCAGCAAGTACCTATCCTCAGATTGTGTCGACTGCGGTAGATAACTCGGCCGCCAGGCCCCATGATGTTGCGTCGCAGTTGCGGCCGGTAGTGGTTTCACCAAGGCAAGGCTTGTCCTTGAGTCTATCATCCCAACAAGTTCCTTATAGTTCAAGTAACGTTGAAGCAGATCATATCCAAGGACAAGTTCCAACTATGTCACCAGCAGCTGCTGATGAAATGAGGATATCTGGGAATTCACCGTCATCGGCTTCCGTTGTTTCGAATGGGATTCTAGGCGTTCAAAGTGTGGTTTTGGGATCAAAGTACTTGAGAGCAGCACAAGAGCTTCTCGATGAAGTTGTTAATGTGGGGAAAGTGATAAAGCCTGAGGTGTCTGAGGGGACCAAGGAGAAGATAAAGGCGGACAAAGAACCGGTAGGTTCAAGTGCTGGTGAAGATGGGGCTCAACGTGGACCTGAGCTCACCACCGCACAAAGACAGGAGCTTCAAATGAAGAAGGCAAAACTTGTCAGCATGCTCGATGAG GTGGAACAAAGATACAGGCAATACCGTCAACAAATGCAAATTGTTGTTTCATCTCTAGAGAAGGCAGCGGGGTTTGGTGCAGCAAAATCGTACACCGGAATTGCTTCGAGGACGATTTCGAAGCAATTCCGTTGTCTAAAAGATTCAATATCTGAACAAATCAAAGCTACAAGCAAGAGTTTAGGAGAAGATGATTGTTTAGGTGTGAAATTGGAGGGTTCAAGACTACGATACGTTGATTATCAGCTACGGCAACAGCGGGCACTGCAGCAATTGGGAATGATCCAACACAATAATAATGTTTGGAGACCCCAGCGAGGATTACCTGAACGAGCTGTTTCTGTTCTACGTGCTTGGCTTTTCGAGCATTTCCTTCATCC CTATCCTAAAGATTCAGACAAACACATGCTCGCCAAACAAACTGGGCTTACAAGAAATCAG GTGTCAAACTGGTTTATAAATGCTCGAGTCCGCCTGTGGAAGCCAATGATTGAAGAGATGTATTTGGAGGAAATGAAGGAACATGAAATGAAGGGTGGTGAAGAAAATACAAACAAAAGTGAGCAAAAGGAGTCAGGGTCTACCAGCTCCAAATCCAATGCCCAGCAGCAAGAGATGAATGCTTCCCCTACTCATCAATTTTCCAACTCCACTATCTCCACATCTCCCATGGAAGGGTCCCTTATGCCGCCGCAAACATCCTTCAATCTCATCGGATCATCTGAATTTGACAATGGCGTGGGCCTGGCTCAAAGAGCTTCAAAAAAGTCAAGGAATGCTAATGATGAGTTGCAGAATTCTCCCATGGAGATGAAGCCGGGTGAAACGTGGGAAACCAACATCAACATGATCAAGCTCGGCGATGAAGAAAGGCTACTCAAACACAGTTTTTCATACTTGAGTGGAACAGCTTACTCTAGTATGGGAGAGATTGGGAGGTTTAATGAAGAACAGCAACTGCCACCAAAATTCCATGGAAACAGTGTTTCCCTCACCCTCGGACTTCCTCATTGCGAGAATCTATCTCTATCGGGAAACCCACAAAACTTCCTATCGAACCACAACATTCAACTTGGGATCAACACCCCGCATGCTTCCCATTCAAACGCCGCCGGCTTTGACAACATTCATGAGATGCAAAACAGGCAAAGGTTTGCTGCACAGTTGTTGCCAGATTTTGTTGCCTGA